The DNA region GTTCCATTTTATGGAAATTACCAAAAAAAGTAAGGTTAACATCTTTGTTGGCAACATCTTCTTTGGTAAACTCACCGCTCGTAACATTCGGTCTGGTAGCAATAATGGACAATACCATGGAAATAACGCACGATATCGTGAAAATAGCCGTGGGATAAATTAAATACGGATTGGTGTCCAGTTTAGAAATTAAGTTGGCCAATACCAATGAAATAATAATGGCGTTAACCGAAAGTAAAATGTTGGCCTTGGTATCGGCAATATCACTTAATTTAATGTGGTTTCTTAAGGCCACTCTATAAAACGTTTGGATGCCGCGTTCGGGACTTTCGTTTTTGTACTGGGCCTTATATTTGGCCTTCATTTCCTCTTTTTTGAGTTTTTCCTTTTGTTTTTTCTTGGCCTTAATCAATTTGGCGAGATTCTCCTCCTTCTGTTTTTGCCAGTTTTTTAAAGCATAATCGGTGTAAAACTCATGTTTTTTGGTAAGCACTTGAATGTTTTCGTCGCGCCATTCCGAAGGCGAATATGTTTTTATACCCTGTAGTTCGAACTCTTTTCGTAAAAACTCGCTCGCTTCAGCAAAATATTTCTTCCCAAAATGCGATGAATCGGCATCCCTTATTATTTTCCCTAATTCCGTTTCTGGTGGGTTCTTGAATTTAGTAGACATTATACAAGTGCTCACGGCTTCGATTAATTCGTCGTTAGCTTTGTTTTCTTTTAAAAATGCTGTGGCTATTTTTACGCTTTCCTCTTCATGTCCGTCGCGTACTTTCGTGTATCCGGTATCGTGCAATAATGCGGCAAGCTCCAATATTTCGCCATCTTCTTTGCTTACGTCGGTATTTTCAATAATTTCGCGCAAACTTCTTACAACACGCTCGGTATGTGTGTAATTATGATATAAAAAAGAACTGTCTAATTCATTTTTAAATAAATCAAAAACAAATTTTTCGGCTTTCTCAATTAGTTTTGACATAAATGGAATAGATTTTTCATCACAAATTACTAAAATTTAAATATATTATGAGTGCTTTATCTATAAAGATTTTAACGGTAAGAAACCGATGAAAAATTCGACTTACCCATAGATAAAGTTTTAAAGTATTAATTAACGAAAAAAGAAATCCAAAAGTATGCTTACTTGGAAAGACATTATAAATTTTTCGGTTAACGGAAACCCAAAACCCGATAGGCGGGTGGAAAAACCAGAGGAAGAATGGAAAGCGCAACTCACTCCAGAACAATTTAGGATTACGAGGGAGAAAGGGACCGAGCGTCCGCACAGTGGTGCACTGTGTGCTGCCTATGAAGCGGGGCAATATAATTGCGTGTGTTGCGACACCCCACTTTTCGATTCTACCATAAAGTTTAATTCAGGAACAGGTTGGCCTAGTTTTACCCAGCCTATTGAGGAAAATGCTATTAAGTACGAGAAAGACAGTTCGTTTGGAATGGTTAGGGTAGAAGTCATGTGCAATACTTGCGATGCGCATTTAGGGCACGTTTTTCCCGATGGTCCTGAGCCTAGCGGATTACGATATTGTATCAATTCAGAATCAATGACATTAAAAAAAGAAAAAGTAAATGACTGATAAAAATATACAAGTAGCCACAGTTGGTGGTGGGTGTTTTTGGTGTACCGAAGCCGTTTTTCAAGAAATTAAAGGCGTAGAAAAAGTAGTTTCAGGTTATTCGGGAGGCAACGCCCCGGGTCACCCAAC from Tamlana crocina includes:
- a CDS encoding Pycsar system effector family protein is translated as MSKLIEKAEKFVFDLFKNELDSSFLYHNYTHTERVVRSLREIIENTDVSKEDGEILELAALLHDTGYTKVRDGHEEESVKIATAFLKENKANDELIEAVSTCIMSTKFKNPPETELGKIIRDADSSHFGKKYFAEASEFLRKEFELQGIKTYSPSEWRDENIQVLTKKHEFYTDYALKNWQKQKEENLAKLIKAKKKQKEKLKKEEMKAKYKAQYKNESPERGIQTFYRVALRNHIKLSDIADTKANILLSVNAIIISLVLANLISKLDTNPYLIYPTAIFTISCVISMVLSIIATRPNVTSGEFTKEDVANKDVNLTFFGNFHKMELKEYEWAVSELLKDKNYVYNSLTKDLYFLGKVLERKYRILRITYTIFMIGMIISVIAFGIALKRNGTNLKDVLPEEPPLTSQNIVPKQDNLNYPVFRL
- the msrB gene encoding peptide-methionine (R)-S-oxide reductase MsrB; amino-acid sequence: MLTWKDIINFSVNGNPKPDRRVEKPEEEWKAQLTPEQFRITREKGTERPHSGALCAAYEAGQYNCVCCDTPLFDSTIKFNSGTGWPSFTQPIEENAIKYEKDSSFGMVRVEVMCNTCDAHLGHVFPDGPEPSGLRYCINSESMTLKKEKVND